The Deinococcus sedimenti genomic sequence AACGCGGAACCCATCGGAACCAGGAGATTGCGAATCACTTCGGTGTCTCCGTCCATACGGTCTACACCTGGAAAGCACGATTGCGACGCAATGGTGGCCTGAAGGCCACCATTGCCAGTGGCGCAA encodes the following:
- a CDS encoding helix-turn-helix domain-containing protein gives rise to the protein MPGWQPTHYSRAQLEERRLAALAWIERGTHRNQEIANHFGVSVHTVYTWKARLRRNGGLKATIASGA